A single region of the Deinococcus sp. KNUC1210 genome encodes:
- a CDS encoding LCP family protein, with the protein MRGVRRNIVLGVCLLGVLGGAYLYRDHQQVQQLGVKVYKEFDHDGLPVPAGVLDDPVFAHLPPPTGPVSFGRYKPPKTTQAPAQVPQGQTSQPQTLPTQSLPSAIPPVVSSAVAVQPSPVQPGGSASSNPVPSPTGSVPAQKPAAQQPPAVLSFTQRLSTLQPLHLLLIGTDQEELDRGRADVLMVVTVDAKRRQLLLLSIPRDTRITLPGRGEVKINAAYAYGGAGLQTAAVERFLGIPMDKIVEVSLAGFRQAIDAVGGVQVDPSMAFSLDGQTFQPGTVKLSGVEALAYSRMRHDDPQGDLGRNTRQQEVIRSLIAALGKLPGSDFLKVLNTLQGTLRTNFSPSEVVRLRTDRPYILDTQVRVNVAGSNQRIGGIWYYIVSDKERQRLHLLLR; encoded by the coding sequence GTGCGAGGTGTGCGTCGGAATATCGTGTTGGGCGTATGTCTCTTGGGCGTCTTGGGTGGTGCTTATCTGTACCGCGACCATCAGCAGGTGCAGCAACTGGGCGTCAAGGTTTATAAGGAGTTTGACCACGACGGCCTTCCTGTACCGGCAGGCGTGCTGGACGATCCGGTGTTCGCGCATCTGCCCCCGCCGACCGGACCTGTGTCGTTCGGACGCTACAAACCCCCCAAAACCACGCAAGCGCCAGCTCAGGTCCCGCAGGGTCAGACATCACAGCCGCAGACGCTCCCAACGCAGTCGCTACCGTCTGCCATCCCCCCTGTGGTCTCCAGCGCTGTTGCTGTTCAGCCCTCTCCCGTCCAGCCGGGCGGCAGCGCTTCATCCAACCCTGTTCCCAGCCCCACCGGCAGCGTTCCCGCGCAGAAGCCCGCCGCCCAGCAGCCTCCGGCAGTCCTCAGCTTCACCCAGCGCCTGTCCACGCTTCAGCCGCTGCATCTGCTGCTGATCGGCACCGATCAGGAAGAACTCGACCGGGGGCGAGCAGACGTGCTGATGGTCGTGACGGTCGATGCCAAGCGCCGCCAGTTGCTGCTGCTGAGCATTCCCCGTGACACCCGGATCACGCTGCCGGGGCGGGGCGAGGTCAAGATCAACGCTGCCTACGCCTACGGAGGGGCCGGACTCCAGACGGCGGCTGTCGAGCGTTTTCTGGGGATTCCGATGGATAAGATCGTCGAGGTCAGCCTCGCGGGCTTTCGGCAGGCTATCGACGCGGTGGGCGGGGTGCAGGTCGATCCGTCGATGGCCTTTTCGCTCGACGGCCAGACCTTTCAGCCGGGAACCGTCAAACTCAGCGGCGTGGAGGCGCTCGCCTACAGCCGGATGCGCCATGACGACCCTCAGGGCGATCTGGGACGCAATACGCGCCAGCAGGAAGTGATCCGCTCGCTGATTGCGGCTCTGGGAAAGCTGCCCGGCAGCGACTTCCTCAAGGTGCTCAACACCCTTCAGGGCACGCTGAGAACGAACTTCTCGCCTTCCGAGGTGGTGCGCCTGCGAACCGACCGCCCGTATATCCTCGATACCCAGGTGCGCGTCAACGTCGCTGGTTCCAATCAGCGCATCGGTGGCATCTGGTATTACATCGTCAGCGACAAGGAACGTCAGCGCCTGCACCTGCTTCTGCGCTGA